A stretch of Geomonas oryzisoli DNA encodes these proteins:
- a CDS encoding sigma-54-dependent transcriptional regulator — protein MPPKILIIDDDSSLRRVLEYNLQQEGYDVYTAADGSAGLQLFDEKSPQLVITDLKMPGITGFEVLSTVKERAPSTVVIVLTAFGAIDTAVEAMKLGAFHYLTKPFNREELKVTVLKGLQLQGLSEENRLLKEELSGRTEFKSIVGTSRAMEGVFSVVRKVADTEATVLITGESGTGKELVARAIHSGSSRRAAPFVAVNCAAIPRDLLESELFGHVKGAFTGAIRDKEGKFQLADGGTIFLDEVGDLPLELQPKLLRVLQERVVEPVGGTSLQKIDLRVVAATNADLERWIAEGKFREDLYYRLSVIPIQLPPLRERVEDVALLIRYFCGKFGAEGVTFSKEALQRLQEYAWPGNVRELENTVERLLIMREGDQIGVDELPAKISAAAPAPEGGVLRLPAGGYSLEQLEMEVVLEALNRCDWNQTAAARFLRIPRHTLIYRMEKYNISQPGRK, from the coding sequence ATGCCCCCAAAGATACTGATCATAGATGACGACAGCTCGCTTAGGCGCGTGCTCGAGTACAACCTGCAGCAGGAAGGGTACGACGTCTACACCGCCGCCGACGGCTCCGCCGGGCTGCAACTCTTCGATGAGAAGTCCCCGCAACTGGTTATCACCGACCTGAAGATGCCGGGCATTACCGGCTTCGAGGTGCTCTCCACTGTCAAGGAGCGCGCTCCTTCCACCGTGGTCATCGTCCTGACCGCCTTCGGCGCCATCGATACCGCCGTGGAGGCGATGAAGCTCGGTGCCTTCCATTACCTCACCAAGCCCTTCAACCGTGAAGAGCTGAAGGTGACCGTGCTCAAGGGGCTCCAACTGCAGGGGCTCTCCGAGGAGAACCGCCTGCTCAAGGAGGAGCTTTCCGGCCGCACCGAATTCAAGAGCATCGTGGGCACCTCCCGGGCCATGGAGGGGGTCTTTTCCGTGGTGCGCAAGGTCGCCGACACCGAGGCCACCGTGCTGATAACCGGGGAGTCCGGCACCGGCAAGGAGCTGGTGGCGCGGGCGATCCACTCCGGGAGCTCGCGCCGGGCCGCTCCCTTCGTGGCGGTCAATTGCGCCGCCATCCCCAGGGATCTCCTGGAGAGCGAGCTTTTCGGCCACGTCAAGGGGGCCTTTACCGGCGCGATCCGCGACAAGGAGGGGAAGTTCCAGCTGGCCGACGGCGGCACCATCTTCCTCGACGAGGTCGGGGACCTTCCGCTTGAACTGCAGCCCAAGCTGTTGCGGGTGCTGCAGGAGCGTGTGGTCGAGCCGGTGGGTGGGACCTCGCTGCAGAAGATAGACCTCCGGGTGGTGGCGGCGACCAACGCCGACCTGGAGCGCTGGATCGCGGAGGGAAAATTCCGCGAGGACCTCTACTACCGGCTCTCGGTGATCCCGATCCAGCTCCCGCCGCTGCGCGAGCGGGTCGAGGACGTAGCGCTGCTGATCCGCTATTTTTGCGGCAAGTTCGGCGCCGAGGGGGTGACCTTCTCCAAGGAGGCGCTGCAAAGGCTCCAGGAATACGCCTGGCCGGGTAACGTGCGCGAGCTGGAGAACACGGTGGAGCGACTGCTTATCATGCGCGAGGGGGACCAGATCGGCGTGGACGAGCTCCCCGCCAAGATTTCGGCCGCGGCGCCCGCTCCCGAGGGGGGCGTGCTGAGGCTCCCCGCCGGCGGGTATTCCCTGGAACAGCTCGAGATGGAGGTGGTCCTCGAGGCGCTCAACCGCTGCGACTGGAACCAGACCGCCGCGGCGCGCTTTCTGCGCATCCCGCGCCACACGCTGATTTACCGGATGGAAAAGTACAACATCTCGCAACCGGGGAGGAAATAA